The proteins below are encoded in one region of Leptospira montravelensis:
- a CDS encoding TatD family hydrolase, which produces MCQNHKEPSANPSHFESISSAEEKPTHRDLLWEDYQNLIQGMRFFDPHIHMVSRTTDDYQMMAKAGIVAIIEPAFWVGQPRTGLSSFKDYYSSLVGWERFRSSQFGIKHYCTMGLNSREANNERLADEVMEILPLFAYKEGVVGIGEIGFDDQTPLEEKYYRLQLELAKKAKLPVQIHTPHRDKKRGTERSMSIALEHGLDPSWVVVDHNNEETVKSVLDQGFWAAFTIYPFTKMGNERMVNVVEKYGSERIMINSSADWGISDPLAIPKTAALMIQKGIPLEVIRMVTYQNAIDAFAKSGQIDINDFETEFQPDPNAKFHGNSILRGGQQPVPNKNSLFIQ; this is translated from the coding sequence ATGTGCCAAAATCACAAAGAACCATCCGCAAATCCTTCGCATTTTGAATCCATATCGTCAGCAGAAGAGAAACCAACTCATCGAGATTTGTTATGGGAAGATTACCAAAACCTAATCCAGGGTATGCGGTTTTTTGATCCACACATACATATGGTTTCAAGAACAACTGATGATTATCAGATGATGGCAAAAGCAGGAATTGTTGCCATCATTGAACCTGCTTTTTGGGTGGGTCAACCAAGGACGGGGCTTTCTAGTTTTAAAGATTATTATAGTAGTCTTGTCGGATGGGAAAGATTTCGATCATCCCAATTTGGAATCAAACATTATTGTACGATGGGATTAAATTCAAGAGAAGCAAATAACGAACGTCTTGCGGACGAGGTAATGGAAATATTACCTTTGTTTGCTTATAAAGAAGGTGTCGTTGGAATCGGCGAAATTGGATTTGATGACCAAACACCTTTGGAAGAAAAATACTATCGTTTGCAACTAGAACTTGCGAAAAAAGCAAAATTGCCGGTACAAATTCACACTCCCCATCGAGATAAAAAACGAGGTACAGAAAGGAGTATGTCCATTGCTTTAGAACATGGGCTTGATCCGTCCTGGGTTGTAGTTGATCATAACAATGAAGAAACCGTAAAATCAGTGTTAGACCAAGGTTTTTGGGCAGCCTTTACCATTTATCCTTTTACAAAAATGGGAAACGAACGGATGGTTAACGTAGTTGAAAAGTATGGATCCGAAAGAATAATGATCAACTCCAGTGCCGATTGGGGAATTTCCGATCCACTAGCCATTCCAAAAACAGCAGCACTCATGATACAAAAAGGAATTCCACTTGAGGTCATTCGAATGGTTACTTATCAAAATGCGATCGATGCATTTGCAAAAAGTGGTCAAATTGATATAAATGATTTTGAAACGGAAT
- a CDS encoding EboA domain-containing protein, with protein MTDIPTNLTQFLFEQTTRTEREWLEEQTTKNDLDLMTAFVAAPRFLSKKIVSYDSKSKGNLIPNLIGFQVDGWNLVRLTRVWLLLHLTPEPKEQFVKNIETLFDTAELNELVALYSALPVLPYPREWLPRATDAVRSNMGFVFDSIALSNPYPELYFSELAWNQLVLKTIFNGKPIHWIYGLDRRKNKELAIAISDFIEERFAAGRKLPLQIWRLVAPFVDESKHPKLISLLNSNLQIEREVAALVCFESKNLELLSLLSKYPDLELSIKNGELDWSKIESIPE; from the coding sequence CCTTTTTGAACAAACTACCAGGACAGAACGTGAATGGTTAGAAGAACAAACCACAAAAAATGATTTGGATTTGATGACTGCCTTTGTTGCAGCACCTCGCTTTTTATCAAAAAAAATAGTTTCTTACGATTCTAAATCGAAAGGAAATTTAATCCCTAATTTAATAGGTTTCCAAGTAGACGGATGGAATTTAGTTCGTTTGACTCGTGTTTGGTTGTTGTTACATCTGACTCCGGAACCAAAAGAGCAGTTTGTCAAAAATATAGAAACCTTGTTCGATACTGCCGAATTAAATGAGTTAGTTGCTCTTTATTCTGCATTACCAGTTCTTCCTTATCCTAGGGAATGGTTGCCCAGAGCTACAGATGCAGTACGTTCCAATATGGGATTTGTATTCGATTCCATTGCTTTATCAAATCCATATCCAGAACTTTATTTTTCTGAGTTAGCCTGGAACCAGTTGGTTTTAAAAACTATTTTTAATGGTAAACCTATCCATTGGATATACGGTTTAGATCGACGGAAAAACAAAGAATTGGCGATTGCTATTTCGGATTTTATAGAAGAACGTTTTGCAGCAGGTCGAAAGTTACCATTACAAATTTGGAGATTAGTTGCTCCTTTTGTCGATGAATCCAAACATCCTAAACTGATATCTCTTTTGAATTCTAATCTTCAGATAGAGAGAGAAGTTGCTGCTCTTGTATGTTTTGAATCCAAAAATTTAGAACTTCTTTCCTTATTATCGAAATACCCTGATTTAGAATTATCTATAAAAAATGGAGAATTGGATTGGTCTAAGATTGAGTCCATTCCAGAATAA